TCACCCTGCGCTTCGACCGGATGACTCCCCTCCAGGACCCCGGCAGGCAGCATGCGGGTCGACAACCCGTGCGCCTTCGCGCGCGGTTGTCGAATTTGCGCCCTCCGACTCCCGACTACAACAGCTCTTTGACCCCTGGCCCGGCCCGTCCCCCCTGCTCTACCCGCCCCCCACCAAAGATGTGGCGAAAAACTACCCATCGCCACAGGCCCGAAGCGGCGAAATTCTCCCCGCCTGCGCAAAACCCCGCCCAAAACCCGCGGCCCACCCTTACAACGGGCACGGCAAACGCCCGTCGGCAGGAGAATCATGGGGGGCGTGTCAAATGATGGGAGAGTTCGTGGTGGAGGTGGGAGAAGTGGCGAATCTCGTCGTGCCCCTCGAGTTGGTGAACGCCGACCTTTCCATCGAGGCCCGGTTCGTTTACATCTTCCTCCTTGCCAAATCCGACCGTCAGAGCAGTCAATGGCGGGGGACTCAGGCCGCCCTGGCCGAAGCCCTTCATGTAGACCGCACCACACTCCGCAAGAGCATAACGGCCCTGGAGCAGGCAGGTTGGCTTCGGCTGGAGCAGGCCGGACGCCGCGAGACCGTCTTCACCATGCGTAATCCGATCCTCGAAGAGCGCCGGGCCGAACTGAAGCGCGTGCAAGCGCGTCTCGGGCCCGCCAGCTTCAAGGGGGAAGCTCTCATGTGTGAATGGTTGGACCTCATAGTAGCATCTACCGAGTACGACAACAACGCCCGCCTGGGGTCGATCCGCAATCCCGTGACTGACGCCTGCCTGGAGTTCGACCGTTACTACCCCAACCAGCGGGTGGCCTTCGAGTTCAACGGCCCGCAGCATTACGGGCCGACCGACGCCTACCCTGACCCAGACCGGGCCCGGGAGACCATGGCCCGGGACTACATCAAGAAGGCCCTCTGCCACGAACATGGGATCCACCTCATCACGCTTACCGCAAAGGATCTCAGCTTCAAGACCATCACGGAGAAGGTGCACGGACTCCTCCCCCTGCGCGAGGTGTGGCCGGACGACCCCGTCCTGCGATACCTCACGCACGTCAGTCGGCTCTATATCCGGGCAGCCCGTCGCGCGCAGGCAGGCCAGCAGGGACAGATCACCGGGGCCAAAAGCGGGCCACCCCAGGGGGAGGCAGTGGCTCCCAGCTTCCGCGCACCCCGTGCGCCAGGGCAGCGACTTCCAGATGGAGCATAGCGATCCCGCAGTCCAATCGCCTGCTGATCCCGCCTGTGTCGCGCCATCCAGTCACATAGACGGTGATCGTCCAGACCGGACCCTCATCCCCAGCCGGTCCAGCCCCAGCCGGGCGGTCAGCACCGACCGGGCTGTCAAGACCAGCTGGCCGCCTAGCAGCCGGGAGCTCAGCGCTAACCGCAAAGCGCCAGGGCTGTCG
This region of Bacillota bacterium genomic DNA includes:
- a CDS encoding helix-turn-helix domain-containing protein yields the protein MMGEFVVEVGEVANLVVPLELVNADLSIEARFVYIFLLAKSDRQSSQWRGTQAALAEALHVDRTTLRKSITALEQAGWLRLEQAGRRETVFTMRNPILEERRAELKRVQARLGPASFKGEALMCEWLDLIVASTEYDNNARLGSIRNPVTDACLEFDRYYPNQRVAFEFNGPQHYGPTDAYPDPDRARETMARDYIKKALCHEHGIHLITLTAKDLSFKTITEKVHGLLPLREVWPDDPVLRYLTHVSRLYIRAARRAQAGQQGQITGAKSGPPQGEAVAPSFRAPRAPGQRLPDGA